A region of Micromonospora chokoriensis DNA encodes the following proteins:
- a CDS encoding TlpA family protein disulfide reductase, with product MNRRLALLVLPLLLAVAGCTADKAGDEPAPRPAAAERPSPFRDCATLTTSPTAAASGSGTASPGTPGSGTAAPAAGVRALPELTLSCFTGGAPVALRDVAGPAVINVWASWCGPCRKELPAFQRLSERAKGQLQVVGVNTRDSRSGAQSIGEDFGVRFPILVDQGDALQRKLERNAFPLTLFVDADGRIRHVDATGALDDAQLAKLVRQHLGLTVPA from the coding sequence GTGAACCGCCGCCTCGCCCTGCTCGTCCTGCCGCTGCTCCTGGCCGTCGCCGGCTGCACCGCGGACAAGGCCGGCGACGAGCCCGCTCCCCGACCGGCCGCCGCCGAGCGACCGTCGCCGTTCCGGGACTGCGCCACGCTGACCACGTCGCCCACCGCCGCGGCATCCGGCTCCGGCACGGCGAGCCCGGGCACGCCCGGCTCCGGCACGGCGGCACCCGCCGCCGGGGTGCGGGCGCTGCCGGAGCTGACCCTGTCCTGCTTCACCGGTGGCGCCCCCGTCGCGCTACGGGACGTGGCCGGGCCAGCGGTGATCAACGTGTGGGCGTCCTGGTGCGGGCCGTGCCGCAAGGAGTTGCCCGCCTTCCAGCGCCTCAGTGAGCGTGCCAAAGGCCAGCTCCAGGTGGTCGGCGTCAACACTCGGGACAGCCGCAGCGGCGCGCAGTCCATCGGTGAGGACTTCGGCGTCCGGTTCCCGATCCTGGTCGACCAGGGTGACGCGCTGCAACGCAAGCTGGAGCGCAACGCCTTCCCCCTGACCCTCTTCGTCGACGCCGACGGTCGGATCCGGCACGTCGACGCCACCGGCGCGCTCGACGACGCCCAGCTCGCCAAGCTGGTCCGCCAGCACCTCGGCCTGACGGTGCCGGCGTGA
- the mycP gene encoding type VII secretion-associated serine protease mycosin, which yields MAGDVTGVRHSGPSAARRAAGRALLGVAAALAVVGPTAAAVPVATPTNGGQLAGASMALAPGDAVTRTDQVRDEQWQLDELRAETAWHSSTGRGVTVAVVDSGVDGNHPDLVGQVLPGKDLVGPGGGAGPDPVGHGTTVAGLIAGRKDDKRGVVGLAPDARILPVRVLDEQNRYDDALIVAQGVRWAVDNGARVINLSLGGSGDSPALAAALDYAFVRDVVVIACTGNLATSTSTKVWYPAREPGVVAVAGLERGSDNLWSGSITGRATVLTAPASGLVGAKSPDGYWRVQGTSFAAPLVTATAALVRSRFPQMPAGEVVNRLLASARDIGPTGRDDRFGYGVVDPVAALTADVPPVPVNPLDDQTSPGVTGFGPAPGSADDDPVAGAGSDPLGLTAPHQQTRWTARAAGGQDPSAPEQLWIGLVLVVALLGSAALMIRRFRHRAR from the coding sequence ATGGCTGGGGATGTGACTGGGGTTCGGCACAGCGGTCCGTCAGCGGCCCGTCGAGCGGCCGGCCGGGCGCTGCTCGGTGTCGCCGCGGCGCTCGCTGTCGTGGGCCCGACCGCGGCGGCCGTGCCCGTCGCCACGCCCACCAACGGCGGACAGCTCGCCGGCGCGTCGATGGCCCTCGCCCCTGGCGACGCGGTCACCCGCACCGACCAGGTACGCGACGAACAGTGGCAGCTCGACGAGTTGCGCGCCGAGACGGCCTGGCACAGCTCGACCGGTCGAGGCGTGACCGTCGCCGTGGTGGACTCCGGAGTGGACGGCAACCATCCCGACCTGGTCGGCCAGGTGCTGCCGGGCAAGGATCTCGTCGGCCCCGGGGGCGGGGCGGGCCCGGATCCGGTGGGGCACGGCACGACGGTGGCCGGCCTGATCGCCGGCCGCAAGGACGACAAACGGGGCGTCGTCGGCCTGGCGCCGGATGCCCGTATCCTGCCGGTCCGGGTGCTCGACGAGCAGAACCGCTACGACGACGCGTTGATCGTCGCCCAGGGGGTCCGCTGGGCGGTCGACAACGGCGCCCGTGTGATCAACCTGTCCCTGGGGGGCAGCGGCGACAGCCCGGCCCTGGCCGCGGCTCTGGACTACGCGTTCGTCCGCGACGTGGTCGTGATCGCCTGTACCGGCAACCTGGCGACGTCCACCAGCACCAAGGTGTGGTACCCGGCGCGTGAGCCGGGTGTGGTCGCGGTCGCCGGCCTCGAACGCGGCAGCGACAACCTGTGGTCCGGGTCGATCACCGGGCGGGCGACAGTGCTCACGGCTCCCGCCAGCGGGCTGGTCGGCGCGAAGTCCCCCGACGGGTACTGGCGGGTGCAGGGCACGAGCTTCGCCGCGCCACTGGTGACGGCCACCGCCGCGCTGGTCCGGTCCCGCTTTCCGCAGATGCCCGCCGGTGAGGTGGTCAACCGGTTGCTGGCCAGCGCCCGGGACATCGGCCCGACCGGGCGGGACGACCGCTTCGGGTACGGGGTGGTGGATCCGGTGGCCGCGCTGACCGCCGACGTGCCGCCGGTGCCCGTCAACCCGCTCGACGACCAGACGTCGCCGGGTGTGACTGGCTTCGGTCCGGCGCCCGGCTCGGCCGACGACGACCCGGTGGCCGGCGCCGGCAGCGACCCGCTCGGGCTCACCGCACCCCACCAGCAGACCCGGTGGACGGCCCGGGCTGCCGGTGGCCAGGACCCGTCCGCTCCGGAGCAGCTGTGGATCGGCCTCGTGCTCGTCGTCGCCCTCCTCGGCAGCGCCGCGCTGATGATCCGCCGGTTCCGGCACCGGGCCCGCTGA
- a CDS encoding phosphatase PAP2 family protein: MSTQQPPTHASAEQSSWRHRRLDPDHSLGLRLTLASAAAFLVLVPFALLTLLVLGAWAPLHRLDTAVTDALHGYAQDHPGWVALMRIWTEVFAPMPLRAVALLLVVWLLRRGARRLALWAATTMVAGGLVGPLLKLLVGRDRPELLDPVARAAGYSFPSGHALNATLAAGVLLLVLLPYAGRGAARVTLWVAAVLLTVVTGLSRVALGVHFTSDVLGGWLLGVAVVAATAAAFTSWRAHNGLRPVRPTRDGVAPEVERQPEVA; encoded by the coding sequence ATGAGTACGCAGCAGCCGCCCACCCACGCCTCCGCCGAGCAGTCGTCCTGGCGGCACCGCCGACTCGACCCGGACCATTCACTGGGGCTGCGGCTGACCCTCGCCTCGGCGGCGGCGTTCCTGGTGCTGGTGCCCTTCGCGCTGCTCACACTGCTGGTGCTCGGTGCGTGGGCGCCGCTGCACCGGCTGGACACGGCGGTCACCGACGCCCTGCACGGCTACGCGCAGGACCACCCTGGGTGGGTCGCGCTGATGCGGATCTGGACCGAGGTGTTCGCGCCGATGCCGCTGCGTGCCGTCGCCCTGCTCCTGGTGGTCTGGTTGCTGCGCCGGGGGGCCCGCCGGCTGGCTCTGTGGGCGGCCACCACCATGGTCGCCGGTGGCCTGGTCGGTCCGCTGCTCAAACTGCTCGTCGGCCGCGACCGGCCGGAGTTGCTGGACCCGGTGGCACGGGCCGCCGGCTACTCCTTTCCCTCGGGTCACGCGCTGAACGCGACACTGGCCGCCGGGGTGCTGCTGCTGGTGCTCCTGCCGTACGCCGGGCGCGGGGCGGCGCGGGTCACGCTCTGGGTCGCGGCGGTGCTGCTCACCGTGGTCACCGGGCTGAGCAGGGTGGCGCTCGGTGTGCACTTCACCAGCGACGTGCTGGGCGGCTGGCTGCTCGGAGTGGCGGTGGTCGCGGCGACCGCCGCCGCGTTCACCAGTTGGCGGGCGCACAACGGTCTCCGGCCGGTCCGGCCCACCCGCGACGGCGTCGCCCCCGAGGTCGAGCGGCAGCCCGAAGTGGCCTGA
- the eccCa gene encoding type VII secretion protein EccCa, translating into MSTVVIKRPPRRPAPEIPAGELPVEAPPEIPVVAGGRWQQMLMLLPMLGGTVAMAMMFGRGGGAYSYVVGGMFGLSSLAMVVTSWGSASGTPKKSEMMAARREYLRHLATLRRRVRRTAGQQRAGLFYRHPDPGRLWSTVDSHRVWERRPGDPDFAVVRVAVGPQTLATPLVAPVTRPLEELEPMTAGALRRFLDAYSVVPDLPVALSLRSFARVHVRSAGRPAGDGPTTGGRPTGDPVAQALVRAVLTQLAVFHAPDELLVAVCAGPERRACWEWVKWLPHAHHPSRTDALGPLRLVTSSAAELEGLLADVLASRSRFSPAGPATDGPHVVVVLDGGELTGASDLTGDGGIDAVTVLDLDTPPPRLLDRYALLLELHGRRLHSRSTDGHADVGTADQLDLADAEAVARRLAPLRLAGAARGPDSPLQADLGLPELLGLGDPESFTAEQGWLPRSARERLRVPIGVGTDGGAIELDLKESAQDGMGPHGLLIGATGSGKSELLRTLVLGLAATHSSEQLNFVLVDFKGGATFASFDRLPHTAAVITNLADALPLVDRMVDAINGELVRRQELLRRAGNFAGVRDYERARAAGSPLAPLPSLLLICDEFSELLSAKPDFIDLFVQIGRLGRSLGVHLLLASQRLEEGRLRGLDTHLSYRIGLRTFSALESRTVLGVPDAHELPRSPGHGYLRAGTDPLVRFKAAYVSGAVRRRTVTAGATAEGGARLLTFTTHAVPVPEPATPVAPVAAEEEDRETLLDLLVDRLVGQGPPAHQVWLPPLGQPPTVDELLGPVEVDPARGLTVGNPELHGALGVPLAVVDKPLEQRRDLLWLALDGAAGHVAVVGAPQSGKSTALRTLVCALALTHTPAEVQVYCLDFGGGGLAALRDLPHVGGVAGRADPTAVRRTVGEMTTLLADRERRFAELGVESMAAYRQRRAAAGATNQPGIDPFGDVFLLVDGWSTVRGEYDDLEPLVTDLATRGLSYGVHVVATALRWLDFRPAIRDLFGSRLELRLGDPSDSLVARRAAANVPERAGRGVTAEGLHFLTALPQLGAADGDTAGLVKRAADGWAGPPAPRVRLLPPVLPYADLDLAATTGLRLPIGIAEADLRPVSLDFATEPHFVVFGDSECGKSSFLRALATSIITRFTPEQARVILVDYRRSLLGTIETPHLIGYGTAAAHTADLIESAAGYLERRAPGPEVTPQQLRDRSWWSGPELFVLVDDYDLVAAGPANPLRALEEHLPHARDVGLHLVLARRSGGAGRAQYEPIVQRLRELSTAGLVMAGSPDEGALVGPVRPGPLPPGRGRLVTRRDGVRLVQLAQLSPP; encoded by the coding sequence GTGTCCACCGTCGTCATCAAGCGTCCGCCGCGCCGACCAGCACCGGAAATCCCCGCCGGTGAGCTGCCGGTGGAGGCGCCGCCGGAGATTCCGGTGGTGGCCGGCGGGCGATGGCAGCAGATGCTCATGCTGCTGCCGATGCTCGGCGGCACTGTCGCGATGGCGATGATGTTCGGCCGGGGCGGCGGAGCCTACTCGTACGTGGTCGGCGGGATGTTCGGGCTCTCCTCGCTGGCGATGGTGGTGACCTCCTGGGGCAGCGCCTCCGGCACCCCGAAGAAGTCCGAGATGATGGCCGCCCGGCGGGAGTACCTGCGGCACCTGGCCACACTGCGGCGGCGGGTTCGCCGGACCGCCGGCCAGCAGCGGGCCGGGCTGTTCTACCGGCACCCCGACCCGGGTCGGCTCTGGTCGACCGTCGACAGCCACCGGGTCTGGGAGCGGCGACCGGGCGACCCGGATTTCGCTGTGGTCCGCGTCGCGGTCGGGCCGCAGACCCTCGCCACCCCGCTCGTCGCGCCGGTGACCCGACCGCTGGAGGAGCTGGAACCGATGACCGCCGGCGCGCTGCGCCGCTTCCTGGACGCGTACTCCGTGGTTCCGGACCTGCCCGTGGCCCTGTCGCTGCGCAGCTTCGCCCGGGTGCACGTCCGATCCGCCGGCCGACCCGCTGGTGACGGCCCCACGACCGGCGGCCGACCCACCGGCGACCCGGTGGCGCAGGCGTTGGTCCGGGCCGTGCTGACCCAGCTGGCGGTCTTCCACGCCCCCGACGAGCTGCTCGTCGCGGTCTGCGCCGGGCCGGAACGCCGCGCCTGCTGGGAGTGGGTGAAGTGGCTCCCGCACGCGCACCACCCCAGCCGCACCGACGCGCTCGGCCCGCTGCGACTGGTGACCAGTTCCGCCGCCGAGCTCGAAGGGCTGCTGGCGGACGTGCTGGCCAGCCGCTCCCGGTTCAGCCCGGCCGGCCCGGCCACCGACGGCCCGCACGTGGTGGTCGTCCTCGACGGCGGCGAGTTGACCGGCGCCAGTGATCTGACCGGTGACGGTGGCATCGACGCGGTCACCGTGCTGGACCTGGACACTCCCCCGCCTCGGCTGCTCGACCGGTACGCGCTGCTGCTGGAGTTGCACGGCCGACGACTGCACTCGCGGTCGACCGACGGGCATGCCGATGTCGGCACCGCCGACCAGCTCGACCTCGCCGACGCCGAGGCGGTCGCCCGACGGTTGGCCCCGCTCCGGCTCGCGGGCGCGGCCCGTGGGCCCGACTCCCCGCTCCAGGCCGACCTGGGCCTTCCCGAGCTGCTCGGCCTCGGCGACCCGGAGAGCTTCACGGCCGAGCAGGGTTGGTTGCCGCGCTCGGCCCGCGAGCGGCTGCGCGTGCCGATCGGGGTGGGCACCGACGGCGGTGCCATCGAACTGGACCTCAAGGAGTCCGCCCAGGACGGGATGGGCCCGCACGGCCTTCTCATCGGGGCCACCGGCTCCGGCAAGTCGGAGCTGCTCCGCACGCTGGTGCTGGGCCTGGCCGCCACGCACAGCTCCGAGCAGCTCAACTTCGTGCTGGTCGACTTCAAGGGCGGCGCCACCTTCGCCTCGTTCGACAGGTTGCCGCACACGGCAGCAGTGATCACCAACCTGGCCGACGCGCTGCCCCTGGTCGACCGGATGGTCGACGCGATCAACGGGGAGTTGGTCCGCCGGCAGGAGCTGCTCCGACGCGCCGGCAACTTCGCCGGCGTGCGCGACTACGAGCGGGCCCGGGCAGCCGGCAGCCCGCTGGCCCCGCTGCCGTCGCTGCTGCTGATCTGCGACGAGTTCTCCGAACTGCTCTCCGCCAAGCCCGACTTCATCGACCTGTTCGTGCAGATCGGCCGGCTGGGCCGCTCACTCGGTGTGCACCTGCTGCTCGCCAGTCAGCGCCTCGAGGAGGGACGGCTCCGCGGGCTGGACACCCATCTCTCGTACCGGATCGGTCTGCGGACCTTCTCCGCGCTGGAGTCCCGCACCGTGCTGGGGGTGCCGGACGCGCACGAGTTGCCCCGCTCGCCGGGCCACGGCTATCTGCGCGCCGGCACCGACCCGTTGGTCCGGTTCAAGGCCGCGTACGTCTCCGGTGCCGTCCGGCGGCGGACGGTGACGGCCGGTGCCACCGCCGAGGGTGGCGCCCGGCTGCTCACCTTCACCACGCACGCCGTACCCGTGCCCGAGCCGGCGACCCCGGTCGCGCCCGTCGCCGCCGAGGAGGAGGACCGGGAGACCCTGCTCGACCTCCTGGTGGATCGGCTCGTCGGGCAGGGCCCGCCGGCGCACCAGGTGTGGCTCCCCCCGCTCGGACAACCACCGACGGTGGACGAACTGCTCGGTCCGGTGGAGGTGGACCCGGCACGCGGCCTGACCGTGGGCAACCCGGAGCTGCACGGCGCGCTCGGCGTGCCCCTGGCCGTGGTGGACAAGCCGTTGGAGCAGCGTCGGGACCTGCTCTGGCTGGCGTTGGACGGCGCGGCCGGGCACGTGGCGGTGGTCGGCGCGCCGCAGAGCGGCAAGTCGACGGCGCTGCGCACGCTGGTCTGCGCGTTGGCGCTCACCCACACGCCGGCAGAGGTGCAGGTCTACTGCCTGGACTTCGGTGGTGGCGGGTTGGCCGCGCTGCGCGACCTCCCGCACGTGGGCGGGGTCGCCGGTCGGGCCGATCCGACGGCCGTACGGCGCACCGTCGGCGAGATGACCACCCTGTTGGCCGACCGGGAGCGCCGGTTCGCGGAGTTGGGCGTGGAGTCGATGGCCGCGTACCGGCAGCGCCGGGCCGCGGCGGGGGCGACCAACCAACCGGGCATCGATCCGTTCGGTGACGTGTTCCTGCTGGTCGACGGTTGGAGCACGGTCCGAGGCGAGTACGACGACCTGGAGCCGCTGGTCACCGACCTGGCCACCCGGGGCCTGTCGTACGGGGTGCACGTGGTCGCCACCGCGCTGCGCTGGCTGGACTTCCGGCCGGCGATCCGGGACCTGTTCGGTTCACGGTTGGAGTTGCGCCTCGGCGACCCGTCCGACTCGCTGGTGGCGAGGCGTGCGGCCGCGAACGTGCCGGAGCGCGCCGGCCGGGGGGTGACGGCGGAAGGGCTGCACTTCCTCACCGCGTTACCGCAGCTCGGTGCCGCCGACGGGGACACCGCGGGCCTGGTGAAGCGGGCCGCCGACGGGTGGGCGGGTCCGCCGGCGCCCCGAGTGCGGCTGCTCCCGCCCGTGCTGCCGTACGCCGATCTGGACCTCGCCGCGACGACCGGCCTGCGGTTGCCGATCGGGATCGCGGAGGCGGACCTGCGCCCGGTGTCGCTCGACTTCGCCACCGAGCCGCACTTTGTGGTCTTCGGGGACTCGGAGTGCGGCAAGTCGTCGTTTCTGCGGGCGCTGGCGACGTCGATCATCACGCGGTTCACGCCCGAGCAGGCCCGGGTGATCCTTGTCGACTACCGGCGCAGCCTGCTCGGCACGATCGAGACGCCGCACCTGATCGGGTACGGCACCGCCGCGGCACACACCGCCGACCTGATCGAGTCGGCTGCCGGTTATCTGGAGCGGCGGGCCCCCGGGCCGGAGGTCACCCCGCAGCAACTGCGGGACCGCTCCTGGTGGTCCGGCCCGGAGCTGTTCGTGCTGGTGGACGACTACGACCTGGTGGCGGCCGGGCCCGCGAACCCGCTGCGGGCGTTGGAGGAGCACCTGCCGCACGCCCGCGACGTCGGGTTGCACCTGGTGCTGGCCCGCCGCTCGGGTGGCGCAGGCCGCGCCCAGTACGAGCCGATCGTGCAGCGGCTGCGGGAGTTGTCCACCGCCGGTCTGGTGATGGCGGGCAGCCCGGACGAGGGGGCGCTCGTCGGGCCGGTGCGTCCCGGCCCACTGCCGCCGGGGCGTGGTCGACTGGTCACCCGGCGGGATGGCGTACGCCTCGTCCAGCTGGCACAACTTTCGCCACCATGA
- a CDS encoding MarP family serine protease encodes MSVVDLVLLLLMLVFAISGYRQGFVIGITSLSGFFLGLLLGLQLGPLFARQFVDAGTRVLISLVAIFGLAVVGQALAGWLGSHLRKTITSDVGKRVDDVGGALVSLLAVLLLAWLVAVPLGSSSVPWLAASVRNSALISVVNQIVPDQAHRLSTALEDTVDTDGFPDVFGDLAPTRARQVDPPDPALAGSQVVVNGQRSVVKVLGSAPGCSRRIEGSGFVYADDRVMTNAHVVAGTRSVAVELGGERYDGKVVVYDPDRDLAVLLVPGLPGPSLRFAAGNAGSGSDAIVLGFPLDGPYNAQSARIRDVDKIKGPDIYSSGDVTREIYTIRALVRSGNSGGPLLSANGLVLGVIFAAAADDPNTGFAVTAAEARPVALAGAERNRQVATGECT; translated from the coding sequence GTGTCCGTCGTGGATCTCGTCCTGTTGCTGCTCATGCTCGTGTTCGCGATCAGCGGATACCGCCAGGGTTTCGTCATCGGCATCACCTCGCTGTCCGGCTTCTTCCTCGGCCTGCTGCTGGGTCTCCAGCTCGGGCCGCTGTTCGCCCGACAGTTCGTGGACGCCGGCACCCGTGTGCTGATCTCGCTCGTGGCGATCTTCGGGCTGGCCGTGGTCGGGCAGGCGCTCGCCGGCTGGCTCGGCTCGCACCTGCGCAAGACGATCACCAGCGACGTGGGCAAACGGGTCGACGACGTGGGTGGCGCGCTGGTGTCGCTGCTCGCGGTGCTGCTGCTCGCCTGGCTGGTGGCGGTGCCGCTCGGCTCGTCCTCGGTGCCCTGGCTCGCCGCTTCGGTGCGCAACAGCGCGTTGATCAGCGTGGTCAACCAGATCGTGCCGGACCAGGCCCACCGGTTGTCCACCGCGCTGGAGGACACCGTCGACACCGACGGCTTCCCGGACGTCTTCGGTGATCTCGCGCCCACCCGGGCCCGGCAGGTCGACCCGCCCGACCCGGCGCTGGCCGGCTCGCAGGTGGTGGTCAACGGTCAGCGGTCGGTCGTCAAGGTGCTCGGTTCCGCGCCCGGCTGCTCGCGTCGCATCGAGGGCTCCGGCTTCGTGTACGCCGACGACCGGGTGATGACGAACGCGCACGTCGTGGCCGGCACCCGCTCGGTCGCGGTGGAGTTGGGCGGCGAGCGGTACGACGGCAAGGTGGTGGTCTACGACCCGGACCGGGACCTGGCGGTGCTGCTGGTGCCCGGGCTGCCCGGCCCGTCCCTGCGGTTCGCCGCCGGCAACGCGGGCAGCGGCTCGGACGCCATCGTGTTGGGCTTCCCCCTCGACGGCCCCTACAACGCGCAGTCGGCGCGGATCCGCGACGTCGACAAGATCAAAGGGCCGGACATCTACTCCTCCGGTGACGTCACGCGGGAGATCTACACGATCCGGGCGCTGGTGCGCAGTGGCAACTCCGGCGGTCCGCTGCTGTCCGCCAACGGCCTCGTGCTCGGCGTGATCTTCGCGGCTGCGGCCGACGACCCGAACACCGGATTCGCGGTGACCGCTGCCGAGGCTCGGCCGGTGGCGTTGGCCGGCGCGGAACGTAACCGGCAGGTGGCCACCGGCGAGTGCACCTGA
- a CDS encoding NUDIX hydrolase, whose translation MTRRPPAWFDPLLTRLGTARAEDFTRLTTPAEGGRESAVLVLLGEQPGAGPDVLVLQRAATLRNHAGQPAFPGGAADPEDADARATALREANEEVGLDPTSVTVLAELPKLWIPVSDFVVTPVLAWWHDPHRVYPCEPAEVAHVARLPVSELVDPANRLRVRHPSGWIGPAFSARGMLVWGFTAGVLATLLEMGGWARPWPRDRVVELPPSGATPAPSAGTDEADETALR comes from the coding sequence GTGACCCGTCGACCACCCGCATGGTTCGACCCGCTGCTGACCCGGCTGGGCACCGCCCGCGCCGAGGACTTCACCAGGTTGACCACCCCGGCCGAAGGTGGCCGGGAGAGCGCGGTGCTGGTGCTGCTCGGCGAGCAGCCCGGCGCGGGCCCGGACGTGCTGGTCCTGCAACGCGCGGCCACCCTGCGCAACCACGCCGGCCAACCGGCCTTTCCGGGCGGCGCGGCCGACCCGGAGGACGCCGACGCCCGGGCCACCGCCCTGCGTGAGGCGAACGAGGAGGTCGGCCTCGACCCGACCAGCGTGACAGTGCTCGCCGAGCTGCCGAAACTGTGGATCCCGGTCAGCGACTTCGTGGTCACGCCGGTGCTGGCCTGGTGGCACGACCCGCACCGGGTTTACCCGTGCGAGCCGGCCGAGGTGGCCCACGTCGCCCGCCTGCCGGTCAGCGAGCTGGTCGACCCGGCCAACCGGCTGCGGGTCCGCCACCCCAGCGGTTGGATCGGGCCGGCGTTCTCGGCACGCGGGATGCTCGTCTGGGGCTTCACCGCCGGGGTGCTGGCCACCCTGTTGGAGATGGGCGGCTGGGCGCGTCCGTGGCCGCGGGACCGGGTTGTCGAGCTGCCGCCGAGCGGGGCCACCCCGGCGCCGTCGGCGGGCACCGACGAGGCTGACGAGACAGCCCTGCGCTGA
- the eccD gene encoding type VII secretion integral membrane protein EccD, translating into MTTGLARVTISAPQRRLDVALPEQVPLAELLPDVLRHAGVGLADDGEQHGGWVLRRTDGGVLATAQALLPQGVRDGEVLHLVPARAHWPELEYDDVVEAIADGARRRGGAWSPTATRVASLAGAAVPLAVGLLALFVSGPTHRAGWMTATVVALVLTVAGAVASRANGDGTTGATVGGYALPYAFTAGALAVGSGDPVTPFGPARWVGAPELLAGSVALLLVALIGLLGVASRLRVFVAGVTVGLTGAGAALGGLLLTPAGTAAVLLSALVFAVGVIPLLAIRLGKLPLPPITLPTSAPVDEPQRARDLPDRSRVHAAVIRTEEMLTGMLIGHAVLAVAAAVVLGIVGGTAGRVLVAVTSAVLLLRSRLFVALRHRVPTVLAGLAGYAALGAVLVGRVDEPARLALVLGAAVLALVTIAAGTGYARRPVSPYVGRAADLTDTALVVAVVPTACAVLDLYDRARGLLG; encoded by the coding sequence ATGACTACCGGGCTGGCCCGCGTCACCATCAGCGCGCCGCAACGACGGCTGGACGTCGCCCTGCCGGAGCAGGTGCCCCTTGCCGAACTGCTGCCCGACGTGCTCCGACACGCCGGCGTCGGGTTGGCCGACGACGGCGAGCAGCACGGTGGTTGGGTTCTGCGCCGCACCGACGGCGGAGTGCTCGCGACCGCCCAGGCGCTGTTGCCGCAGGGGGTGCGCGACGGCGAGGTGCTGCACCTGGTGCCGGCCCGTGCGCACTGGCCCGAGCTGGAGTACGACGACGTGGTCGAGGCGATTGCCGACGGCGCCCGCCGCCGAGGTGGTGCCTGGTCGCCCACCGCCACCCGCGTCGCCAGCCTGGCCGGTGCCGCCGTCCCGCTCGCCGTCGGGCTGCTGGCCCTGTTCGTCAGCGGCCCGACGCACCGGGCGGGCTGGATGACGGCCACCGTGGTGGCGCTGGTGCTCACCGTCGCCGGCGCGGTGGCCTCCCGCGCCAACGGCGACGGGACGACCGGGGCGACGGTGGGCGGCTACGCGCTGCCGTACGCGTTCACAGCCGGCGCCCTCGCGGTCGGCTCCGGCGACCCGGTCACGCCGTTCGGCCCGGCCCGCTGGGTGGGCGCCCCCGAACTGCTGGCCGGCTCGGTGGCACTGCTGCTGGTGGCGCTGATCGGCCTGCTCGGGGTGGCCAGTCGGCTACGGGTCTTCGTCGCCGGTGTCACCGTCGGCCTGACCGGTGCCGGTGCCGCGCTCGGTGGGCTGCTGCTGACCCCGGCCGGTACGGCGGCGGTGCTGCTCAGCGCGCTGGTCTTCGCCGTCGGCGTGATCCCGCTGCTGGCCATCCGGCTGGGCAAGCTGCCCCTGCCGCCCATCACCCTGCCGACCTCGGCCCCCGTGGACGAGCCCCAGCGGGCCCGCGATCTCCCGGACCGCAGCCGGGTGCACGCCGCGGTGATCCGTACCGAGGAGATGCTCACCGGCATGTTGATCGGGCACGCCGTGCTGGCGGTGGCCGCAGCGGTCGTCCTCGGGATCGTCGGTGGAACGGCCGGCCGGGTTCTCGTGGCGGTCACCTCGGCCGTGCTGCTGCTGCGCTCGCGCCTGTTCGTGGCGCTGCGACACCGGGTTCCGACGGTGCTCGCCGGGTTGGCCGGCTACGCGGCGCTCGGTGCCGTACTGGTCGGCCGGGTCGACGAGCCGGCGCGGCTCGCCCTGGTCCTGGGCGCCGCGGTGCTGGCCCTGGTGACCATCGCCGCCGGCACCGGGTACGCCCGCCGGCCGGTCTCCCCGTACGTCGGACGGGCCGCCGACCTCACCGACACGGCGCTGGTGGTCGCCGTGGTGCCGACCGCCTGCGCGGTGCTCGACCTGTACGACAGGGCCCGGGGGCTGCTCGGTTGA
- the nth gene encoding endonuclease III gives MRRRLTVVTSSPPAVSETDLGRTRRARKIGRVLTETHPDAHCELDHSNALELAVATILSAQCTDKKVNEVTPKLFARYPSAAAYAGADRGEMEELIRPTGFYRNKTDSLLKLGQALVERYDGQVPGRLVDLVTLPGIGRKTANVILGNAFDVPGITVDTHFQRLVHRWRLTTETDPVKIEHAVGALYPKRDWTMLSHRIIFHGRRVCHARKPACGACTLAKLCPSYATGPTEPAAAAKLLKGPRARDLAVAAGVDPDLVPAQAVAAEVP, from the coding sequence GTGCGACGTAGGCTGACCGTCGTGACCAGTAGTCCTCCCGCCGTCAGCGAGACCGACCTCGGGCGCACACGCCGCGCCCGCAAGATCGGCCGGGTGTTGACCGAGACGCACCCCGACGCCCACTGTGAGCTGGACCACTCCAACGCCCTGGAGTTGGCCGTCGCCACCATCCTCTCCGCGCAGTGCACGGACAAGAAGGTCAACGAGGTCACCCCCAAGCTCTTCGCCCGCTACCCGAGCGCCGCCGCGTACGCCGGGGCCGACCGGGGCGAGATGGAGGAGCTGATTCGGCCCACCGGCTTCTACCGCAACAAGACCGACTCGCTGCTCAAGCTCGGGCAGGCCCTCGTCGAGCGGTACGACGGGCAGGTCCCCGGCCGTCTCGTCGACCTGGTGACGCTGCCCGGCATCGGCCGCAAGACCGCCAACGTGATCCTCGGCAACGCCTTCGACGTCCCGGGCATCACCGTCGACACGCACTTTCAGCGACTGGTCCATCGGTGGCGGCTGACCACCGAGACGGACCCGGTGAAGATCGAGCACGCGGTCGGCGCGCTCTACCCCAAGCGCGACTGGACCATGCTGTCGCACCGGATCATCTTCCACGGGCGGAGGGTCTGCCACGCCCGCAAGCCGGCCTGCGGGGCGTGCACGCTCGCGAAGCTCTGCCCCTCCTACGCCACCGGGCCGACCGAGCCGGCAGCCGCCGCGAAGCTGCTCAAGGGCCCTCGGGCCCGTGACCTCGCGGTGGCCGCCGGAGTCGACCCGGATCTGGTGCCCGCCCAGGCGGTCGCTGCGGAGGTGCCGTGA